In one Candidatus Bathyarchaeota archaeon genomic region, the following are encoded:
- a CDS encoding isochorismatase family protein, translating into MQNAFVSPGGMFDIIGFDLSKFRRVIKPTKDVLDISRKLGLKIIYVRHVYSPDLSDAGSQNSPNYWKEYSLLLMRKSPELKDKLLIKGTWGAEIIDEIKPLAGDFIIDKQRYSGFTNTELEDILKSLGVKYLFFTGIALNICVESTIRDAFSKDFWPVLISDCCAATGPKYTRRATLWNIKQLFGWVTTSRNYIKALREC; encoded by the coding sequence ATGCAAAACGCATTTGTAAGTCCTGGCGGAATGTTTGACATAATTGGCTTTGACTTGTCAAAATTTAGACGCGTAATCAAACCCACCAAGGACGTTTTAGATATTTCAAGGAAGCTGGGTTTAAAGATAATATATGTGAGGCATGTATACTCGCCAGATCTATCTGACGCTGGAAGTCAAAACTCCCCCAATTATTGGAAAGAATACAGCCTACTGTTAATGCGTAAAAGTCCGGAACTCAAGGATAAACTGTTAATCAAAGGAACATGGGGTGCTGAAATCATTGATGAAATTAAACCCTTGGCGGGGGATTTTATTATCGATAAACAAAGGTACAGTGGCTTTACTAACACAGAATTAGAGGACATACTAAAAAGTTTAGGTGTAAAATATCTGTTTTTCACTGGAATTGCTTTAAACATTTGCGTTGAATCCACAATTCGCGACGCATTTTCAAAGGATTTTTGGCCCGTTCTAATATCTGATTGCTGTGCAGCCACAGGGCCAAAATATACAAGGAGAGCAACTCTATGGAATATTAAACAACTTTTCGGCTGGGTTACCACTTCAAGAAACTACATTAAAGCACTTCGGGAATGTTAG
- a CDS encoding MoaD/ThiS family protein: MITIKIRALFHLKDMLGARELTLKLKEGATIKDLIQILIERYGDKVESVLIGPNGKLNPIITILVNGLQIDFFNGINTTLADGDTVSFIPPVGGG, from the coding sequence TTGATAACAATCAAGATTCGAGCTCTTTTTCATCTAAAAGACATGCTTGGTGCAAGAGAGCTAACGCTAAAACTGAAGGAAGGTGCAACAATTAAAGATCTAATCCAAATTCTAATCGAGCGGTATGGAGATAAAGTTGAAAGCGTCTTAATAGGACCCAACGGGAAACTAAATCCAATAATAACAATTCTGGTTAATGGCCTACAAATAGACTTTTTCAATGGAATTAACACAACACTTGCAGATGGCGACACAGTTTCATTTATTCCTCCAGTAGGTGGAGGATAA
- a CDS encoding ABC transporter substrate-binding protein, whose amino-acid sequence MKRTAAAMTKVQATIVIVVVVVAAVVIGAYYFLMQPSGPEYIKIGWPAPITGVLAGFAETTPWVVQQVEDYVNKELGGVHLSEYNRKVFIKVILRDTKSDSDQAATIAAELITKENIDIMLALYSPAMTNPISAQCEKYGVPCIVSQTIIISWLMGGPYEWSYCIGLAEPDYAVLFFDLFDSAGEQVNKIVAMINADDPDGRGYSESINRVAAARGYTIVDAGLVPYGTSDYSSYIYTWKSANAQILTGNMRSVEFAALWRQCNELGYKPKIVAMSRALLFPSWVEAIGGDLPNGLIGYTWWSGYHPYRSSITGQTTSQLIEAWESYSKKQWTPVLGLTHCVLEVAIDAVKRAGSLDKTRIKEALANINLNTIAGPINFKAPLTPQQQARYQAVSSLIQYKDHYVVVKPVAIQWVKGTKWPWEMQIIYNWESPEIPETAEMFLLS is encoded by the coding sequence ATGAAAAGGACAGCAGCTGCTATGACAAAAGTTCAAGCGACAATCGTCATCGTTGTAGTTGTGGTGGCTGCTGTTGTTATTGGGGCATACTACTTTTTGATGCAACCTTCCGGACCAGAATATATCAAAATTGGCTGGCCAGCACCTATTACAGGAGTGCTCGCTGGTTTTGCAGAAACCACACCTTGGGTCGTTCAGCAGGTTGAGGATTATGTTAATAAAGAGTTAGGCGGTGTGCACCTATCGGAGTATAACAGAAAAGTGTTCATAAAAGTGATTCTGAGAGATACCAAAAGCGACAGTGACCAAGCAGCAACCATAGCGGCCGAACTAATAACAAAAGAGAACATTGATATAATGTTGGCTTTGTACTCTCCAGCTATGACCAATCCTATAAGCGCACAATGTGAAAAATACGGAGTACCTTGCATAGTTTCTCAAACGATAATAATATCATGGTTGATGGGCGGACCCTACGAATGGTCATACTGTATAGGTCTGGCTGAACCAGACTATGCGGTGCTATTCTTTGACTTATTTGATTCAGCAGGAGAGCAAGTAAACAAAATTGTAGCCATGATCAATGCAGATGACCCTGATGGCAGAGGCTATTCAGAATCAATAAATAGGGTTGCAGCCGCACGCGGGTACACAATTGTGGACGCAGGACTGGTGCCATATGGTACATCTGATTATTCGTCATATATTTATACATGGAAGAGCGCTAACGCACAAATTCTAACGGGTAACATGCGCTCTGTGGAGTTCGCGGCTCTCTGGAGACAATGTAACGAGTTGGGCTATAAGCCAAAAATCGTCGCGATGTCGAGGGCTTTACTATTTCCGTCATGGGTTGAGGCAATCGGCGGCGATCTTCCTAATGGACTAATAGGGTACACATGGTGGTCAGGATATCATCCTTACAGATCATCTATTACAGGTCAGACCACAAGCCAGTTGATCGAGGCTTGGGAATCTTACAGTAAAAAACAGTGGACACCAGTTTTAGGGCTTACTCACTGCGTGCTTGAAGTGGCGATAGACGCTGTTAAGAGGGCTGGAAGCCTTGACAAAACAAGAATAAAAGAAGCCTTGGCTAACATAAACTTGAATACAATCGCTGGACCTATCAATTTCAAGGCTCCGTTAACACCTCAACAACAAGCACGTTACCAGGCGGTCTCAAGTCTTATACAATATAAAGACCATTATGTGGTTGTGAAACCGGTGGCTATCCAGTGGGTAAAAGGGACAAAGTGGCCTTGGGAAATGCAAATAATTTACAACTGGGAGAGCCCAGAAATACCTGAAACTGCAGAAATGTTTCTCTTAAGCTAA
- a CDS encoding ABC transporter ATP-binding protein, with amino-acid sequence MLEGTGLIKRFGALEAIKDVSFKVNEKEVVGLIGPNGSGKTTLFNLISGVYKPDSGKIKFMGEDITGLPSHKICRMGIARTYQLVRPFLNMSVLENVMVGALYGAGNGLSKSRSESLEYLRFVGLDHKKDVPARNLNICERKFLEIARALATKPKILLLDEPLSGLNPKEINDAKDLIKRIRDDFGVTVFWVEHIMKALRGIVERVIVLNYGEKIAEGSFEEVTSNQRVIEAYLGEKWVI; translated from the coding sequence ATGCTTGAAGGGACTGGTCTGATAAAGCGTTTCGGAGCTTTGGAGGCCATTAAAGACGTAAGTTTTAAGGTCAATGAAAAGGAAGTTGTCGGCTTAATTGGACCTAACGGTTCTGGAAAAACAACCCTATTTAATCTCATTTCAGGCGTTTATAAACCGGATTCAGGCAAAATAAAGTTTATGGGTGAGGATATTACTGGCCTCCCGTCGCATAAAATTTGTCGAATGGGTATCGCGAGGACTTATCAACTTGTGAGACCATTTCTAAACATGAGCGTTCTCGAAAATGTGATGGTCGGCGCGTTATATGGGGCTGGAAATGGATTAAGTAAAAGTCGCAGTGAAAGTCTCGAGTATTTAAGGTTTGTTGGACTGGATCATAAGAAAGATGTACCTGCACGTAACCTTAACATTTGTGAACGTAAATTTCTGGAGATAGCGCGAGCTCTTGCTACAAAACCTAAAATCCTGTTGCTTGATGAACCATTAAGCGGGTTAAACCCAAAAGAGATCAATGATGCCAAAGACTTAATTAAACGGATCAGAGATGATTTCGGTGTTACCGTATTTTGGGTTGAACATATCATGAAGGCTTTGCGAGGCATTGTGGAACGCGTGATAGTTTTAAACTATGGAGAGAAAATTGCTGAAGGCTCCTTTGAGGAAGTCACAAGTAACCAAAGGGTAATAGAGGCATATCTTGGGGAAAAATGGGTAATCTAA
- a CDS encoding ABC transporter ATP-binding protein, with product MLEVRNINVFYGELQVLWNVSLNVNKGEIATLIGSNGSGKTTLCKTIIGVLSPKSGSITFLGKRIDKISIPEIIRQGITIVPEGRRIFGHMTVRENLELGAYASETRKELKDALEWVFNLFPILKERQSQIAGCMSGGEQQMLAIARGLMSKPKLLILDEPSLGLAPKIVIKIYDIINKIRDEGVTILLVEQYADRALANSDRGFVLENGRIVIDGPSQTLLKDERVKKAYLGEE from the coding sequence ATGCTTGAAGTACGTAACATAAACGTTTTCTATGGTGAATTGCAAGTCCTCTGGAATGTGTCCCTCAATGTTAATAAGGGAGAGATTGCGACATTAATTGGTTCTAATGGGTCTGGTAAGACAACTCTTTGTAAAACTATTATTGGGGTATTAAGCCCAAAAAGCGGATCAATAACTTTCCTTGGAAAGCGAATAGACAAAATTTCCATACCGGAAATCATAAGGCAGGGGATAACCATCGTACCAGAAGGTAGGAGGATTTTTGGCCACATGACAGTGAGAGAAAACCTTGAGCTTGGTGCATATGCTTCAGAAACAAGAAAGGAATTAAAGGACGCTCTTGAATGGGTTTTCAACCTTTTTCCTATACTTAAGGAAAGGCAATCTCAGATCGCCGGATGCATGAGTGGCGGGGAGCAACAAATGCTTGCCATAGCACGGGGTTTAATGTCTAAGCCTAAGCTTCTGATATTGGATGAACCTTCGTTAGGGCTTGCTCCGAAAATAGTGATAAAAATATATGATATTATAAATAAAATACGCGATGAAGGCGTCACTATTCTTCTCGTCGAACAATATGCAGACCGTGCGCTTGCAAACTCAGACAGAGGTTTTGTTCTTGAGAATGGCAGAATAGTGATTGATGGTCCATCCCAAACACTCCTTAAAGACGAACGTGTCAAAAAAGCCTATCTGGGTGAGGAATAA
- a CDS encoding cupin domain-containing protein, which translates to MKKVKLEEAKPYAAAGHFNMVALRLQHKETTGVENFWVGLSHFLPGGGAEMSASDFEKVYVMLSGKVTITTEDGKEIVLEPFDSLYIPPGEKRYLINKTNMPASMLVICSYPKSGGKK; encoded by the coding sequence ATGAAGAAGGTAAAATTGGAAGAGGCTAAACCATATGCAGCAGCAGGTCACTTTAACATGGTTGCCCTGCGACTTCAACATAAAGAAACCACGGGTGTAGAGAACTTCTGGGTTGGTCTCTCACACTTCCTTCCAGGCGGGGGAGCAGAAATGTCCGCAAGCGATTTCGAAAAAGTTTACGTGATGCTTTCTGGGAAGGTTACTATAACAACTGAAGATGGTAAAGAAATAGTGCTAGAGCCTTTTGACTCTCTCTACATACCACCGGGTGAGAAGCGTTACTTAATTAACAAGACAAATATGCCTGCGAGCATGCTGGTTATTTGCAGCTATCCGAAAAGCGGTGGCAAAAAATGA
- a CDS encoding 3-keto-5-aminohexanoate cleavage protein translates to MAWNYNDPREYLRLVRAGELPPLIISVALTGGVHGKEVNPNLPETPEEQAQQAYEAYKAGASIVHIHARDPKKGYASPSIDPEDYRKINKKIRELCPDIIINNTTGGGLGQLTTEERMRSLEADPEIASLNMGPLAWKMLLKKREPPLSGRPEDIMMDSVWPPTFSWRETELYAQRMLEKNIKPELEVYHQGQFQLVYNLLEKNLIRPPFLFQFVMGAPSAVLPTPQNLMSMLYHVPPNSVVSVIGIGAFQLPLATIAIAMGLHVRVGLEDNIFYRKGELAKSNAQLVERIVRIAKELDRPIATPAQAREMLGLPKEPKKY, encoded by the coding sequence ATGGCTTGGAATTATAACGACCCTCGAGAGTATTTAAGATTAGTTCGAGCAGGGGAATTACCTCCACTAATAATATCTGTAGCCTTAACAGGCGGTGTTCATGGAAAAGAGGTTAACCCAAATTTGCCTGAAACTCCGGAGGAGCAAGCTCAGCAAGCCTATGAAGCGTATAAAGCCGGAGCGTCTATCGTTCACATTCACGCGAGGGATCCCAAAAAAGGTTATGCTAGTCCCTCCATTGATCCAGAAGATTACCGTAAAATAAACAAGAAGATTAGAGAATTATGTCCTGACATAATAATTAACAATACAACGGGAGGGGGACTTGGGCAATTAACCACCGAAGAGAGGATGAGGTCCCTTGAGGCCGACCCGGAGATTGCTAGTCTTAATATGGGTCCTCTCGCTTGGAAGATGCTTTTGAAGAAGAGAGAGCCCCCGCTTTCTGGAAGACCTGAGGACATAATGATGGATAGTGTTTGGCCGCCAACTTTCTCTTGGAGGGAAACTGAACTATATGCGCAAAGAATGTTGGAGAAGAATATTAAACCTGAACTAGAGGTTTATCATCAAGGACAATTCCAATTGGTTTATAATCTATTGGAAAAGAATCTCATCCGTCCACCTTTCCTCTTCCAGTTTGTTATGGGTGCTCCGAGTGCGGTGTTGCCGACACCTCAGAATTTGATGTCAATGTTGTATCATGTTCCTCCAAACTCGGTGGTCAGCGTAATAGGTATCGGTGCTTTTCAACTTCCTCTTGCGACAATAGCTATTGCTATGGGGCTTCACGTAAGAGTAGGTCTCGAAGATAATATATTTTACCGGAAAGGAGAATTAGCTAAAAGTAACGCGCAACTTGTTGAAAGGATTGTTAGAATTGCCAAGGAATTGGACCGTCCAATAGCGACGCCAGCGCAAGCAAGAGAAATGCTTGGATTACCCAAGGAGCCTAAGAAATATTAA
- a CDS encoding branched-chain amino acid ABC transporter permease: MDVNILNIINLLFNGFLLGGLFALAAFGLSVLAGIMRVINIAHGDFAILAAYLSFTIMDFLGMDPLLSILIVAPIMFAVGYLFQKFTINRVLPMGGNQPVLVTFALSIVIQNILLLVFTADARSIIPSYMLINIDVLGLSPSPRYLLGFVSALIVFIAVFLFFKKTYLGKAMRAVPFDPEAAKMLGIKSEVVYNYAAGLALLVVGIAGVLLGMTFTFYPDTGPTYVLLSFGVVVMGGLGSLKGSLVGGFIMGEALVFGGYLFGSRFQLMFCYLVILAILYLRPQGIFGGKL, from the coding sequence ATGGATGTAAACATTTTAAACATTATAAACTTGCTATTCAACGGTTTTCTGCTTGGAGGACTTTTTGCTCTGGCAGCTTTTGGTTTATCTGTGCTTGCTGGAATAATGAGAGTTATAAATATAGCACACGGTGACTTTGCAATTTTAGCCGCGTATTTGTCATTTACTATAATGGACTTTCTGGGAATGGATCCGCTTCTAAGCATATTGATTGTTGCACCGATAATGTTTGCTGTGGGATATTTGTTCCAAAAGTTTACGATAAATAGGGTGCTTCCGATGGGTGGGAATCAACCAGTCTTGGTAACCTTTGCCTTAAGCATTGTAATACAAAATATTCTGCTTTTAGTGTTCACTGCAGATGCCCGAAGCATAATTCCAAGCTACATGCTTATCAACATTGATGTATTGGGCTTGAGCCCCTCTCCACGTTATCTCTTAGGTTTCGTTTCAGCTTTAATAGTGTTCATTGCTGTTTTCTTGTTTTTCAAGAAAACTTATCTAGGCAAAGCTATGCGGGCTGTGCCATTTGATCCAGAAGCTGCTAAGATGCTTGGAATAAAATCTGAAGTTGTTTACAATTATGCCGCTGGATTAGCCTTACTGGTTGTTGGGATTGCTGGTGTGCTTTTAGGTATGACCTTCACTTTCTATCCAGACACGGGCCCTACATACGTGTTGTTGTCTTTTGGAGTTGTTGTTATGGGAGGTTTAGGAAGCCTTAAAGGCTCTCTTGTTGGCGGTTTTATCATGGGTGAAGCATTAGTTTTTGGAGGCTACTTGTTTGGATCCCGCTTCCAGTTGATGTTCTGTTACCTTGTAATCTTGGCAATTCTTTACCTGAGGCCTCAGGGAATTTTTGGAGGGAAACTATAA
- a CDS encoding branched-chain amino acid ABC transporter permease, producing the protein MIQFRKQHIYIIVILALMASLPLWVGGFLRDALILILLYLAAAEVWGFMAKHAGIVSLGQQIFMGVGGYTTAVLVMYYGVPMWTSVIIASLIGSLLAAALSFPLLRLRGVYFAIGTFLAAEVIRLFFNGWEFVGAGKGLVFREAYYVSTVILYYPALVLGIFSIFLVYFLYHSKLGFGLRSIGEDEDAALGLGVNTFRCKALCFVLASFVTTLVGAVNAIHHTYLHPTSAFSISWTVNFLFVAVIGGVGTIFGPIIGSVIFVTLGYLLSQYIGLSLLLEGIIVLAILLMLPEGIWGVISRKLRLKLKPPL; encoded by the coding sequence ATGATTCAATTTAGAAAACAGCATATCTACATAATTGTCATACTTGCTTTAATGGCATCGCTGCCTCTTTGGGTTGGTGGATTTTTAAGAGACGCTTTAATACTGATATTGCTGTATTTGGCAGCTGCTGAAGTTTGGGGTTTTATGGCTAAACATGCGGGGATAGTATCTCTCGGTCAACAGATTTTTATGGGTGTTGGAGGCTACACAACAGCTGTTCTCGTCATGTATTATGGAGTGCCGATGTGGACAAGTGTAATAATCGCTAGTTTAATTGGAAGCCTGCTGGCGGCAGCGTTATCTTTTCCGCTTCTGAGATTGCGTGGCGTTTACTTTGCAATAGGCACCTTCCTTGCTGCTGAGGTTATTAGACTCTTCTTTAACGGCTGGGAATTCGTTGGTGCTGGTAAAGGATTAGTTTTTAGAGAAGCCTATTATGTTTCAACAGTTATCCTGTACTATCCTGCCTTAGTTCTGGGAATATTCTCGATTTTCCTTGTATATTTCCTTTACCATTCTAAACTAGGGTTCGGTTTAAGAAGCATAGGCGAAGATGAAGATGCTGCTTTAGGTTTAGGAGTTAACACTTTCAGGTGTAAGGCGCTGTGTTTTGTTTTAGCGTCATTTGTAACAACTCTTGTGGGGGCAGTTAACGCTATCCACCACACATATTTACATCCCACGTCCGCCTTTAGTATTTCTTGGACTGTAAATTTCCTTTTTGTTGCTGTTATTGGTGGAGTTGGTACGATATTTGGTCCCATTATAGGCAGTGTTATATTCGTGACGCTTGGATATTTACTCTCCCAGTATATCGGTCTCAGCCTTCTGTTAGAAGGGATCATTGTCTTAGCAATCTTGCTGATGCTTCCGGAGGGAATATGGGGAGTTATTTCAAGAAAACTTAGGTTGAAGCTAAAGCCACCGCTCTAA
- a CDS encoding 3-hydroxyacyl-CoA dehydrogenase family protein: MFGKDSEIRKIAVIGAGIMGHGIAQTCALTGYQTTITRRRRELFKETYDQIKSGLEFLVRNGIITQKEVEKALSRIEFKETISEAAKDADFVIEAVVENMDLKKSIFKELDDTCPKHTILASNTSSFSITELASVTSRPDKVIGTHWWNPPHLMPLVEIVKGERTSQETIEITRDLITKLGKVPVVCKDSPGFLGVRLQAALVIEAISMLEQGLASAEDIDTAVKMTLGLRLPILGPLEIVDLGGMDTFLYAYTYLYNTLGDKFKPPNLLKHKVETNELGIKTGKGFYDYTSRSIEEVVKRRNEWLIEQLKSRGLLKFREQQFREQQ, encoded by the coding sequence ATGTTTGGGAAAGATTCGGAAATTCGAAAGATTGCGGTCATTGGTGCGGGGATCATGGGGCATGGTATCGCTCAAACATGTGCATTGACCGGTTATCAGACAACAATTACTCGGAGACGCCGAGAGCTTTTTAAGGAGACATACGACCAAATAAAATCCGGTTTGGAGTTTTTAGTGAGGAATGGAATAATTACACAGAAAGAGGTGGAAAAGGCCCTTTCCAGAATAGAATTCAAAGAAACAATCTCTGAAGCTGCTAAAGATGCCGATTTTGTCATAGAAGCTGTTGTTGAAAATATGGATTTGAAAAAGAGCATCTTTAAAGAATTAGACGATACGTGTCCTAAACACACAATCCTCGCTTCAAATACATCGTCCTTCAGTATAACGGAACTGGCTTCCGTAACTAGCAGACCTGACAAAGTTATCGGAACCCACTGGTGGAACCCCCCACACCTTATGCCATTAGTTGAAATAGTTAAAGGAGAACGAACTTCGCAAGAAACCATTGAGATTACAAGAGATCTAATTACAAAGCTAGGCAAAGTGCCAGTTGTATGTAAAGATTCTCCTGGATTTTTAGGCGTAAGACTTCAAGCAGCCCTTGTTATAGAAGCTATCTCAATGTTGGAGCAAGGACTTGCATCCGCCGAGGATATAGATACTGCTGTAAAGATGACCCTTGGGTTGAGGCTTCCAATTCTTGGTCCGTTGGAGATAGTGGATCTTGGAGGCATGGATACCTTCCTTTATGCGTACACGTATCTTTACAACACTCTAGGAGACAAGTTTAAACCTCCAAACCTTCTTAAACATAAAGTGGAAACGAACGAGCTCGGAATCAAAACAGGAAAAGGCTTCTACGATTATACAAGCAGGTCGATAGAGGAAGTGGTGAAACGGAGAAACGAATGGCTCATAGAGCAACTAAAAAGCAGAGGATTACTTAAGTTTAGAGAACAACAATTTAGAGAACAACAATAA